Proteins found in one Hypericibacter terrae genomic segment:
- the mce gene encoding methylmalonyl-CoA epimerase has protein sequence MIGRLNHVAIAVPDLEAAAKTYRETLGAKVSPPQAEPAHGVTVVFVELPNTKIELLHPLGANSPIAPFLERNPSGGMHHLCFEVDDILAARDRLKAEGARVLGDGNPKIGAHGKPVLFLHPKDFIGTLIELEQV, from the coding sequence GTGATCGGACGCCTCAACCATGTGGCGATCGCCGTGCCCGACCTGGAGGCGGCCGCCAAGACCTATCGCGAGACGCTGGGGGCCAAAGTCTCGCCGCCACAGGCCGAGCCCGCTCATGGCGTGACGGTCGTGTTCGTCGAGCTGCCCAATACCAAGATCGAGCTGCTGCATCCCCTGGGCGCCAACTCTCCGATCGCGCCGTTCCTGGAGCGAAATCCCTCGGGCGGCATGCATCATCTCTGTTTCGAGGTCGACGACATTCTCGCCGCCCGCGACCGGCTGAAGGCCGAGGGCGCGCGGGTGCTGGGCGACGGGAATCCGAAGATTGGCGCCCATGGCAAGCCGGTGCTGTTCCTCCACCCGAAGGATTTCATCGGGACTCTGATCGAGCTGGAGCAGGTATGA